The following is a genomic window from Coregonus clupeaformis isolate EN_2021a unplaced genomic scaffold, ASM2061545v1 scaf0364, whole genome shotgun sequence.
cgttattagaaaatggaaagaatatggcaccacaacaaacctaccaagagagggccgcccaccgaaactcacagaccaggcaagaagggcattaatcagagaggcaacaaagagaccaaagataaccctgaaggagctgcaaagctccacagcggagattggagtatctgtccataggaccactttaagccgtacactccacagagctgggctttatggaagagtggccagaaaaaaagccattgcttaaagaaagaaataagcaaacacgtttggtgttcgccaaaaggcatgtgggagactccccaaacatatggaagaaggtactctggtcagttgagactaaaattgagctttttggccatcaaggaaagtgctatgtctggcgcaaacccaacacctctcatcaccctgagaacaccatccccacagtgaagcatgggggtggcagcatcatgctgtggggaaggtTTTCATCGACAGTGacttggaaactggtcagaattgaaggaatgatggatggcgctaaatacagggaaattcttaagggaaacctgtttcagtcttccagagatttgagactgggacggaggttcaccttccagcaggacaatgaccctaagcatactgctaaagcaacacttgagtggtttaaggggaaacatttaaatgtcttggaatggcctagtcaaagcccagacctcaatccaattgagaatctgtggtgtgacttaaagattgctgtacaccaatggaacccatccaacttgaaggagctggagcagttttgccttgaagaatcgtcaaaaatcccagtggctagatgtgccaagcttatagagacataccccaagagacttgcagctgtaatttctgcaaaaggtggctctacaaagtattgactttgggggaggtgaatagttatgcacgctcaagttcagtttttttgtcttatttcttgtttgtttcacacacaaaaaatattttgcatcttcaaagtggtaggcatgttgtataaatcaaatgatacaaaccccccaaaaatccattttaattccaggttgtaaggcaacaaaataggggaaaatgccaagggggtgaatactttcaagCCACTGTAATACTTGTTACCAGCTGCTTATAATTTGTTCTAAAAGAGCTGAAAAGCCAGATGTAAAGATGAGACTGTACTCTACTCACAGGGTTTGATGCAGCTGTGCGGCTGATAGGGCTGAGACCACCAGAACTCTTTCTGTTTCCTCCTGAGCAGGTTGGTGGAGGGGATAAGTCCAGCACAGGCTGAGGTGCTGGGTAGTTTCTTGGCCTGCCACCAGAGGGTGTCTGACTGGTCCACGATCTCCAGCAGGTCTCCCTTCCTGAAGTCCATACCTGCCTCGGCGCAGGGGATGGCCGGGTCCTGCTGGGGACTGTAGTCTGCCATGGCACGCACATACAGCTGGGACACCAGGAGACACAATACAAGAGACAACAAGAGACAAGGACAATGCAATGAAAAGATTTCTACTACAACACTGAAGACAGGAACCGAAACGATGGGTTTTCTTGGTAATAGTAACCTCCTATTTTCAAGAAAACGACTGGTCATTATGGTTCAATCAGCTTACATGACTTGTCTGATACTGTTTCCAGGGAAGGGTAGGTCAGTAAACATGCAATCTCTCACCATCGTCTGGTTGTTGACTGGTCTATCTGTGATGGGAACCACTTTGAACATGAGGGTGCCTTCAGACCGGGCCTGTGGGTCCAAAGACAGATAAACACCTATGTACATCACCGGTGGATGACGACCTACTACAGACACCATCTGTGTTGACTGTGTGAAATGTATGGATGTTTGGGCAGCCAAGCAGTTCTGCTAGTAGACTCACCAGTATCTCAATGACCTGCTCAggctccaggccatctacagAGTAACCATTCACCTCTGTAATCCTGTCCCCTGCATGCagcagacctagagagagagtgggggggcaCAAATGAAAAGGAAGAaactgattacacacacacacacacacacagagacatagacacagagagcgagagagagagaaaggtcatCTCACCACTGCGATCCGCTCAGTCCTCCATGGATCACCCGTGCCACAAATATCTCCCCTGTTATCCCATTTCGCTTTATCGTGGCTCcctaagagagagacagaggggggacaTGAATTCAGGCTTAAATCAGTCTACGGGAGCTCTCACAGATACAGTATACACAGATTTATGACTGGGGTGGACCAGCAACAATGACACATTTGGCCTATTACAGGTTATGGAGGGTGTCCTGTGATATGATGTTTCCATCTCATGAGTCAAAAGGGAATAATGGACATGCTTTATTTACAATTACAAAATGAAATAATGTGAAAATAACAGATGACATTCGGGAAACACAGAGTGGCATGAAACACAGATGGATGGCTTGAGGATGGAAACGCAACAATGGGCAAGACATCAACGATCCCGCTCCATAGCCAACACGTCACAATTGCGGGATGAATGGTGGGCGACGTGAAGGCGATGAAGATAACAGAAGAAAGGATAAATGCCTTTAGAAGCCGAGCTCTCAGAGGGAATCTTAAGAAGAGGACCGTCCCCTGAAGCACAGCAATATAAGGTCTTCTGAAGCTACAGAGCACCACTGTACTCCTGGCTGGTTcaattcctcttcttcctcttcttcttcttcctctggcTGGAGCTAGAGCAGCAGCCAGTCTTGTTGTGGTTGGGGGCGGGCGGGGCAGGGAGTGGAGGTGTTGAGAGGCCATTGTAGAGGTGGGGTTGCTTGGGGCTGGGGTTCCACATGCTTCTTTTGAGATGTGGGGGAAGCACCAACATGCTTTTTGGGAGACATGGGAGGAACCCTGGTCTTCAACCCTGCCTTGGGTGACCCATGGCAGGCTGGGGACTGAGGCTGAGAGATCTTCCCCTGGGATGTGGGTATGCCATCCATAGAGCCAGTGAAGGAgctggaggaggatgaagaggaggaggaagaggaggtggacagGGAGCATACTCTGGACTGGCGTGAAAGGGATTTGTTGCCAGATGTCTGAGTCTTCAAGCTGCTGGCTGTGTGTTCTTGTTCGCTGGCTGATATGTTGACTGGTGGGCCACTGCTGCAGGTTCCTCTGTGTGGTTCCGGTGTATCTTCTACCGCCCTGCTGGCAGCGATGAGTGTCTGCAGTCTGCTCACCACCTGGGCCAGCAGCGTCAGGGCCTGGGTGTTCTCCTGGACACTCTCAGACACACGCTCTGTGGCGGCGGCCATCTTCTGCCCCAGCAGCTGGACGTCATTGGTGCTGCGCTCCATAGAGCTGGCAGCCTGCTGCACAGTGGACCTCAGCTCATCCAGGCTCTCCTGCTTAGCCAGCTCCACAGGTTGGTCGCGAGGCATTTCATCTACCCGCCGACGCTGCATGGGGCTGGGGGGAGCCGTGCGAACCCGGGGGCTGACGCTGTAGCTGCGGAACTGAGGAGGAGTGCCGGGGGGATGGTGGTAGTCACCCATGGAGATGTGGTATGCAGCCACGCAAGGAGGGGTGAGAGTCCAGGGCTGGAGGGGTGGAGCGTGGTGCGGGAGACGGGACAGGGTGTTGGCTGACTCTCTGTCTTCTCCACTGTCTGGCTCCTCGATCACGTTATCTCCagaggcagggaggagagagaggttggaAAAATAATCAACATTatttttgaagaaaaaaaatgtgtacaAAATCTATTAGCCTGAATAAGAGTAGAAGTTACATTGTGTGGTATTATAATGTACTGAACTGATATGTATTGCAGTGTACAGCACTGTACTACTCATGGCAGTATTGAATCATCTCGTTTTTAGGTTCTTTTCAACTGTAGTTAGTTCTTACCAATCAGAACCGAGCTGCAGACCGAGGGGGCAGAGTGATTAAGACCTCCTTCTTTCCAGAGTGCATCAGTCTGGCACATTCTACAGTTACTCATTGGCTTAAAACGTGGCGGAGGGCGGGGCTTGCCCAGGTGTGGTTGAGCAGCAGAAGATAGCACTTCAGCTGGTGGGTAGCTGACTCTCCTTGTGCTGGGCATGACTGGTTGCTCCCCGGGCACTTCGGCCCCCAGAGCCCCCACACCATGCCGGGGGCCCTCCACCGCCCTGGCCCCACCGTGGATCAGCCTTCGGCGGGTCATCTCACTCAGGCTGTCCCAGCGACTGCGGATCCCCCCTCCTGAGCTCCTCTTTCAAGGGGAGAGATAGGGCTAGACAGGTTTACCTCTGTCTGAGACCACAGATACCTGTATAGCCCTGAAATATGGATCTAGGTACACAGGGTACTGCTAAAACTGTATGCCACCAGCATTGGATTTAGATTTGTTCCGAACAGGTTCCAAAAGAGGTCACAATGTCAGATGTGGATGGATAGGAGCTTCAGAGTTTATACAGCTTAATAACTATAGGAACATTTTTGGGTTCAAATTGAGTGACTGGAAATGGTATATTTTGGTGTCCAAAACTGACCCATCGTGACACTAATCATAAGCCATCCTGGAATTTTTGAAGTATTAAAACCATCTCTACTACTTTTACTCTGATTGAAATCCTCTGTCACCCAATGTAACAATCAAACTAATGACATGTATGAAAGCATCATCTGCCCTTTGTTACAGCTTCGGTCAGGTCCTCAGGAGTTGCTGCTTTGTATTCGGTGTGCATAAAATACGACATTTCTGTAACCTTGCAAAAAGTGTGAAAGTACTAAAAGTGTGtttttgttatttaaaaaaagtaataaaaaatAGCAAGGTCTAAAAGGTTGCACCCGTGATAATACTTTTAATCTAGTTATTTTTTTTGCTTTAAGCCTTCCTCCTTAAAAACAAACAGTTGTATCCAATCCATGACTCACCAGCTGCTGCTTGTTCTTCACCAGACAGACTATCCTCATGGCCTCCTCATCGTCAGGGAGGTTGTCAGGGATAGGAGGCAGCACAGGGTCATAGTCCTTCTGGGCCACCGTATCATGGGCTGATATCAGAGCCTAGGACAGAGCACAACTATTAAGTACATTCATCCATTCAGGCGGACTCAACACACATAAATAACTCACACAACCCAGAATACTTTAGTTACTGCAACCACAGATACCAAGGTTAGGATCATAGGAGCCCTTGTTGCCTCAGGATCTCTCACCTGGAAGTGTGGTCCCCTGAGGAGACTGTAAAGTTCCCTGGCCTCAGCAGAAGGGTCCGGAACTGTTCTCATGTCAGCCAGAATCTAGAAGAGAAGCAGAAAGAAGGGTTGGAACACAGACAGCAGCAGAGTGGACATAGGACAGGACTGACCTCACTGACACCTCTGACAAGCCAATGAGGGAAGAGGGCAAAGCAGTAGAGGGAAAGGTCCTACCTGTTGGATGAGCTGTGTTGTGTATGGTAGGAAGGGAGCAGGAGGCTCTCGCTGGTGCTGCTGCAGACGCTCATACACCTGGGTGggagcagagacagagaaaagGTTAAACCTACACCCAGAACAAGACAAGAGTATGGACAAACACAAGTCAAAGACACCCTCCACTCACTGGGTGGAGCAGAGACCAAGATAAAGttaatctataaatcactgctaggcaaatccccgtcttatcttagctcactggtcaccatagcagcacccacccgtagtctccGCTCCATTAGGTATATCTCACtgatcatccccaaagccaacacctcctttggccgccattccttccagttatctgctgccaatgactggaacgaactgcaaaaatctctgaagctggagactcttatctccctcactaactttaagcatcagttgtcagagcagcttaccgatcactgcacctgtacacagccattctgaaattagcccacccaactacctcatccccatattgttatttatttagctaatttgcaccccagtatctctatttgcacataatcttttgcacatctatcattccagtgttaatacgaaattgtaactattttgcactatagcctatttattgccttacctccataacttactacattcgcacacactgtatatatattttcagttgtatttttgactttatgttttgtttaccccatatgtaactctgtgttgttgtttttttcgcactgctttgctttatcttggccaggtcgcagttgtaaatgagaacttgttctcaactggcttacctggttaaataaaggtgaaataaataaaaataaataaataaaaagtacagATAAAGTGAAACACAGCCTTTCTAAACCCCAGATGAGAGTATATCACAGACTCCCAGACTAACTTTGAGCAGAGACTTGAGCCAGGGGGTGTTGAGGAGGCTGTGTAGGAGCTCTGCCCCATTGATTTCCTTTTTGATGGAATGTTTCACCTCCTCTACCACGTCAGACAGGATCtgcctcaggcctggaggaaaaCACCAACATAAACATAATCATAAAGATAAACAGCCATAGGATTATCACAACATACAGGAGAGAAGTGCATTGTCATCAGCTAGAGGTTGAGAGAGAAGCTGTTTCCTATTACTGACCATGGTCACCCAGTCTAGGGGAAGACATCACCACCTCGGCCTCCACAGCCTGCCTCATGGTGATATCCCAGCACTGACTGCTGGAAATTCACCCCAACCCAGACCTTGGAAAGAGAGAAATtaacaaataaaaatgtaataaaatgaaaaatgaaatttTGGCCGCAGAGATAGAATTCCCGGGGGATCCGCTGGTAACAGGTCCGTGCTTTTACGACGTAGCGAGCAggaaagaaaggagagaagagtgtaatcctctctctatcccagttAATCCTGGGCAAGTGAGCCGTTGCCTCTCTCTCCGGAATTGACAGAAGCGTGTCCAACCTGCTGCTGACCTGACCAAGGCTATTCTGCAGCTCTGCTCCCAAAGCTTCTTAACGCTTCCTACTTTTAAAACACGCCAGACCGTGGTCGGATGgtgcttgtgtcccaaatggcacccctttccctatatactgcactacttttgaccagagccctatgggccctggaagGCTCTCGTCAAAAGTTGTGCCcattaagggaatagggtgctgtttgggacgtAGTCATGGCCACACAGCTACTCTGTGttgaatagaggggaaagaaggGAAAGCCCACAGTGTGTAATTAATGTACTGTACTGAGCTCCCAACAGCTGGAGGAGATAGGGGACAGAACATGATGATTATGTCATTATAGTACACTACACTCTAAAAATAAAAGTTTACTTTAGGGGTttttcaaattgaaactgtgggggaacccctataagttcttcgaagaacccttTTTAATGGTTCCTCTAAGAACCTTTTTTGAactaccccccctcccctattattattattaatatgcataacaataacacaatattttagttgtcagtgtttattatgattttagtggcaaagcagaatagaaATATCCAAATATGAGGTACACTcgagcagagccccaagtccaatgggtatatcctctgacatgttgatgttaatgtg
Proteins encoded in this region:
- the LOC121586972 gene encoding LOW QUALITY PROTEIN: MAGUK p55 subfamily member 4 (The sequence of the model RefSeq protein was modified relative to this genomic sequence to represent the inferred CDS: deleted 2 bases in 2 codons) yields the protein MRQAVEAEVVMSSPRLGDHGLRQILSDVVEEVKHSIKKEINGAELLHSLLNTPWLKSLLKVYERLQQHQREPPAPFLPYTTQLIQQILADMRTVPDPSAEARELYSLLRGPHFQALISAHDTVAQKDYDPVLPPIPDNLPDDEEAMRIVCLVKNKQQLGATIKRNGITGEIFVARVIHGGLADRSGLLHAGDRITEVNGYSVDGLEPEQVIEILARSEGTLMFKVVPITDRPVNNQTMLYVRAMADYSPQQDPAIPCAEAGMDFRKGDLLEIVDQSDTLWWQAKKLPSTSACAGLIPSTNLLRRKQKEFWWSQPYQPHSCIKPLSTVNEEEDLMAIDEKCFEADEEAFESEELRQEEGEFSTNIEGIYLTGFRHSLRLCRAAVPKHRLQSAVCYTRCSSNCYSALNNPYEEVVRYQCNPQDKHRQLCSLSGPSGVGVNELRRRLIEINPVTFQGAVPHTTRAAKSYEESGKEYHFINRELFENMVYNNKFLEYGEYKCNFYGTSLDAVKDVLNSGRICVIDIEPHAIQSVRTHELKAYIIYVKPPTAERMKETRKDAQITTNYYVNRPFKEEDFQEMEEAARKMESHYCQFFDYVMVNDGLQDSCVQLLRAVTRAQDEPQWVPANWIRPTEEF